One region of Chryseobacterium sp. SORGH_AS_0447 genomic DNA includes:
- a CDS encoding FdtA/QdtA family cupin domain-containing protein has protein sequence MKNRLSVFDCSVIDLGKIGFDEGNLTVVENNSSFPFHIKRVFYLYDIAGGESRGAHSHKECHQFLIAASGSFEVSLDDGKFKRQVFLNRPDIGLHIPPGIWASEINFSSGAICLVLASHHYNQLDYVRDYTTYLKIQNEI, from the coding sequence ATGAAAAATAGATTGTCGGTATTTGACTGCAGTGTGATAGACCTGGGTAAAATTGGTTTTGATGAAGGAAATCTTACTGTGGTAGAAAATAATTCAAGCTTTCCCTTTCATATAAAGAGGGTTTTTTATCTTTACGATATTGCAGGCGGCGAAAGCAGAGGGGCGCATTCCCATAAAGAGTGCCATCAGTTTCTGATTGCAGCCAGTGGAAGTTTTGAAGTTTCACTGGATGATGGAAAATTTAAAAGGCAGGTTTTTCTTAACCGTCCTGATATTGGATTACATATTCCTCCCGGGATCTGGGCCTCCGAAATTAATTTTTCTTCAGGAGCGATATGCCTGGTTCTGGCTTCACATCATTATAACCAGCTTGATTATGTAAGGGATTATACCACTTATCTAAAAATACAAAATGAAATATAA
- a CDS encoding acyltransferase, with product MKYKIHTLADVQTENIGEDTVIWQFCIILKEAAIGKNCNINCHVFIENDVIIGDNVTIKPGVQVWDGVTLEDNVFIGPNVTFTNDLFPRSKQYPSEFSRTLIRQGASIGANATIIAGNTIGENALIGAGSVVTKDVPANEVWAGNPAKFLRKII from the coding sequence ATGAAATATAAAATTCATACCCTTGCAGATGTCCAAACAGAAAATATTGGAGAAGATACTGTAATATGGCAGTTTTGCATCATCTTAAAAGAAGCTGCAATTGGAAAAAACTGCAATATTAATTGTCATGTTTTCATAGAAAATGATGTAATTATTGGCGATAATGTTACAATAAAACCCGGAGTTCAGGTCTGGGACGGTGTAACCCTCGAGGACAATGTATTTATAGGGCCTAACGTTACTTTCACCAATGATCTGTTCCCACGTTCCAAGCAATATCCATCGGAATTCAGCAGAACGCTTATCAGGCAGGGAGCTTCAATAGGTGCCAATGCTACCATTATTGCAGGAAATACCATTGGAGAAAATGCTCTGATCGGCGCTGGCAGCGTGGTGACAAAAGATGTGCCGGCAAATGAAGTTTGGGCAGGTAATCCAGCGAAATTCCTGAGGAAAATAATTTGA
- a CDS encoding DegT/DnrJ/EryC1/StrS aminotransferase family protein → MIKFLDLQKINKLHQDEIEAQLLEVFRSGWYLLGEKTKIFETHLSSYTGTAHAIGVANGLDALRLILRAYIELGIMKAGDEILVPSNTYIASILAISDNGLIPVLVEPDLNNYNIDIKGIKEKVTAKTKGILLVHLYGRTVFSQELKNLAETHNLKIIEDNAQAIGAEWNGKRTGNLGDAAGFSFYPGKNLGALGDAGAVTTNDEDLAKTIRALANYGSNQKYVNIYQGLNSRLDEIQAVVLDVKLKYIDKENNIRRQIAKRFISGIKNPSVVLPENPQDEKEHVWHVFVIRSEKRDELQTYLLENGIQTLIHYPIPPHHQEAYKEWNNLSFPVSEKIHKEVLSLPISPVMTEEEINIIIDCLNQFQ, encoded by the coding sequence GTGATTAAATTCTTAGATCTCCAAAAAATAAATAAGCTGCATCAAGATGAAATTGAAGCTCAGCTTTTAGAAGTTTTCCGTTCGGGATGGTATTTACTGGGTGAGAAGACGAAAATTTTCGAAACCCATCTTTCTTCATATACCGGGACAGCTCATGCAATTGGAGTCGCTAACGGTCTAGATGCGCTCCGGCTTATTTTACGGGCTTATATCGAACTCGGAATCATGAAAGCAGGAGATGAAATCCTTGTGCCATCCAATACATATATTGCTTCTATTTTAGCCATTTCAGACAACGGACTGATTCCTGTTTTGGTAGAACCAGATCTCAATAATTACAATATCGATATAAAAGGAATTAAAGAAAAGGTAACGGCCAAAACAAAAGGGATTTTACTCGTACATTTATACGGAAGAACTGTTTTTTCTCAAGAACTGAAAAACCTGGCCGAGACTCACAATTTAAAGATCATTGAAGATAATGCCCAGGCAATCGGCGCGGAATGGAACGGAAAAAGAACAGGGAATTTGGGAGACGCTGCTGGCTTCAGCTTTTACCCCGGGAAAAACTTAGGGGCTCTGGGAGATGCGGGAGCAGTAACCACAAATGATGAAGATCTGGCGAAAACGATCAGAGCTTTAGCAAACTATGGGTCTAACCAGAAATACGTAAATATTTATCAGGGACTAAATTCCAGGCTGGATGAAATTCAGGCGGTCGTACTGGATGTTAAATTAAAATATATCGACAAAGAAAATAATATCCGGAGACAAATTGCCAAGCGTTTCATCAGCGGAATTAAGAATCCGTCTGTCGTCCTTCCTGAAAATCCTCAAGATGAAAAGGAGCACGTATGGCATGTTTTCGTGATCCGTTCGGAAAAAAGAGACGAACTGCAGACGTATCTTTTGGAAAACGGCATCCAGACACTAATCCACTACCCTATTCCGCCGCATCATCAGGAAGCTTATAAAGAGTGGAACAATTTATCATTTCCGGTCAGTGAAAAAATCCATAAAGAAGTATTGAGCCTGCCGATCAGTCCTGTGATGACTGAGGAGGAAATTAACATTATTATTGATTGCTTAAATCAATTTCAATAA
- a CDS encoding DapH/DapD/GlmU-related protein: MSFLKKNIIRFLYKVLHSGAYKIYKQDKDNAWAKASFKNFGLNSNLPDTHWIKNPQYISIGKNFSSLFNLRLEAWDHFQGENFIPEISIGDNVIFNSDIHIGGINKITIGNNVLMASRIYISDHSHGNISSEDLKCIPCARPLYSKGPVVIEDNVWIGEGVCILPGVTIGENSIIGANSVVNKSFPKNSVIAGIPAKLIRTL, from the coding sequence ATGAGTTTTTTAAAAAAAAATATAATCCGGTTTTTATACAAAGTTTTACATTCTGGCGCTTACAAAATCTATAAGCAGGATAAAGACAATGCCTGGGCGAAAGCCAGCTTCAAAAATTTTGGATTAAACTCCAATCTTCCGGATACTCATTGGATAAAAAATCCTCAATATATTTCAATCGGTAAAAATTTCAGCTCTTTATTTAATTTAAGGCTGGAGGCCTGGGATCATTTCCAAGGGGAGAACTTCATTCCGGAAATTAGTATAGGAGACAACGTTATTTTTAACTCTGACATTCATATTGGGGGTATTAATAAAATTACCATTGGAAACAATGTATTAATGGCCAGCAGAATATATATATCGGATCATTCCCACGGCAATATCAGCAGTGAAGACCTGAAATGTATTCCATGTGCAAGGCCGCTGTACTCCAAAGGTCCGGTAGTAATTGAAGATAACGTCTGGATTGGTGAAGGAGTATGTATTCTTCCAGGTGTCACAATTGGTGAAAATTCCATTATCGGAGCTAATTCGGTAGTTAATAAAAGTTTTCCTAAAAATTCAGTAATTGCAGGAATTCCTGCAAAACTAATCAGAACACTATAA
- a CDS encoding glycoside hydrolase family 99-like domain-containing protein, whose amino-acid sequence MKKIKPLAFYLPQYHPIPENDEWWGKGFTEWTNVGKAKPLFEGHEQPLCPGELGYYDLRVPEVREQQAQMAKDYGVYGFIYYHYWFGNGKQLLERIANEVLESGKPDFPFCFCWANETWSGRWHGLDKKILAEQIYPSQEDLADHFNYLLPFFKDRRYIKVDGKPVLVIYDPSDLDEKAPDYLSKFRTLAKENGFDDLYIMASNKQPDHLDYRQMGYDGKISHAFQKAWIPYIQKREYISSADYYKKRIKGILGIKEKHTPKVNRQDITAIADEMQFINANVETFPMVLSNWDNTPRSGYNGVILTNNSPLIFRRQLHKAVDFLEKENHSEPFLILKSWNEWAEGNILEPDLKNGFSYIEEVKQIIKG is encoded by the coding sequence ATGAAAAAAATAAAGCCGCTTGCCTTTTATCTCCCTCAGTATCATCCTATTCCTGAGAATGATGAATGGTGGGGCAAAGGATTTACAGAATGGACGAACGTAGGAAAGGCCAAACCTCTCTTTGAAGGGCACGAACAGCCTCTTTGTCCGGGTGAACTCGGATATTATGATCTTCGTGTGCCGGAAGTAAGAGAGCAGCAGGCACAAATGGCAAAAGATTATGGGGTATATGGGTTTATCTATTATCATTACTGGTTCGGCAATGGCAAACAGCTTCTTGAGCGCATTGCGAATGAAGTTCTGGAGTCGGGAAAACCTGACTTTCCATTTTGTTTCTGCTGGGCAAACGAAACCTGGTCCGGCAGATGGCATGGCCTTGATAAAAAAATCCTGGCTGAACAGATTTATCCTTCGCAGGAAGACCTGGCAGACCATTTCAACTATCTTTTACCTTTTTTTAAAGATAGAAGATACATAAAAGTAGATGGAAAACCGGTGCTCGTAATATATGACCCTTCTGACCTTGATGAAAAAGCTCCGGATTACCTTTCGAAATTCAGAACCTTAGCCAAAGAAAACGGATTTGACGATCTTTACATTATGGCAAGTAATAAACAGCCTGATCATCTGGACTACAGACAGATGGGCTATGACGGGAAAATTTCCCATGCATTTCAGAAGGCATGGATCCCGTACATACAAAAGAGAGAATATATTTCCAGTGCTGATTATTACAAAAAAAGAATAAAAGGAATTTTAGGGATAAAAGAAAAGCATACCCCAAAGGTAAATAGACAAGATATAACAGCTATTGCTGACGAAATGCAATTCATTAATGCTAATGTAGAAACTTTTCCGATGGTACTGTCCAATTGGGACAATACACCCAGAAGCGGATATAATGGTGTTATCCTAACGAATAACAGCCCTTTGATTTTTCGCAGACAGCTTCATAAAGCAGTTGATTTTTTAGAAAAAGAAAATCACTCCGAACCCTTTCTTATCTTAAAATCCTGGAATGAATGGGCGGAAGGCAATATCCTGGAACCTGATCTTAAAAATGGCTTTTCATATATAGAAGAAGTTAAGCAAATTATAAAAGGCTAA
- a CDS encoding glycosyltransferase family A protein: MNTPLISIIIPAYNQAPYLDECLQSVHRQTFTNWECIVVDDGSMDDTESIVQNWVKKDRKFKYYKKQNGGVSAARNLGIKEAKGKWILLLDGDDKIESKYLDFASKHFDKNVDIIYCNAQYFGLRNDEFILEDFETPKMLLENQIFCSAFFKKDDWEKVGGFDESMQQGYEDWDFWLSIISFKEEKINILKLDYLGFFYRIKEVSRNTEAMKNSDEVIRNYLYQKYQHLYLKNITAFKNILHENQKLKKENSHLKNILNGKRYALANKIFKFFRL; this comes from the coding sequence ATGAATACTCCTTTAATTTCTATCATTATTCCCGCTTATAACCAGGCACCTTATCTTGATGAGTGCTTACAGTCTGTTCATAGGCAAACTTTTACCAATTGGGAATGTATAGTTGTAGATGACGGCTCAATGGATGATACGGAAAGCATCGTGCAAAATTGGGTAAAAAAAGACCGTAAATTTAAATATTATAAAAAACAAAACGGAGGTGTTTCAGCAGCAAGGAATCTCGGAATTAAAGAAGCAAAAGGAAAATGGATACTTCTTCTTGACGGAGACGATAAAATTGAAAGTAAATACTTAGATTTTGCCTCAAAACATTTTGACAAAAATGTTGATATAATCTATTGTAATGCTCAATATTTCGGGCTCCGAAATGATGAATTTATATTGGAAGATTTCGAAACACCTAAGATGTTGCTTGAAAATCAGATTTTTTGTTCTGCATTTTTTAAAAAGGATGACTGGGAAAAGGTAGGAGGCTTTGACGAATCTATGCAGCAAGGTTATGAAGACTGGGACTTTTGGCTGTCGATAATTTCTTTTAAAGAAGAAAAAATAAATATTCTAAAGCTCGATTATCTGGGATTTTTTTACAGAATAAAAGAAGTATCCAGAAACACAGAAGCAATGAAAAACAGCGACGAAGTAATCCGTAATTATTTATATCAGAAATATCAGCATTTATATCTAAAGAATATTACAGCGTTTAAAAATATTCTCCACGAAAACCAAAAATTAAAAAAAGAAAATAGCCATCTGAAAAATATATTGAATGGTAAAAGGTATGCGCTAGCAAATAAAATTTTTAAATTTTTTAGATTATGA
- a CDS encoding glycosyltransferase codes for MTVSIALCTYNGEKYLSEQLDSIMNQSILPDEIIICDDGSKDATVEILNSYYKKYPDTFKIFTNETNLGYTKNFEKAINLCSKDLIIMSDQDDIWKVDKIKKTLRFFETHPEFDAVFNDLEIVDNNKNTLEPSYLGWKNISYDYITQQIKEKELLISLLEKGCFVLGCALAVKRKTFADYNLTNFSEGHDYFIAKRLGFKNKLGFIAETLSFYRQHPEQVCGLNTQGTEKKDIHSVNISEQKIKFKELVWPFISAVKEGKEFYPHEDIKKTELYLKFKFNRNKYLKSLNFLDRKIYIFQCIRYHYLDLRPADLFII; via the coding sequence ATGACCGTCTCGATAGCTTTATGTACTTATAATGGCGAAAAATATTTGTCTGAGCAATTAGATTCCATAATGAATCAAAGTATTTTGCCGGACGAAATTATTATCTGTGATGACGGCTCAAAAGATGCTACCGTTGAAATTTTGAACTCTTATTATAAAAAATATCCCGATACCTTTAAAATTTTTACAAACGAAACGAATTTAGGCTATACTAAAAATTTTGAAAAAGCCATCAATCTTTGTTCTAAGGACCTCATCATTATGAGTGATCAGGACGACATCTGGAAAGTAGACAAAATAAAAAAAACACTCAGATTCTTTGAAACCCATCCCGAATTCGATGCGGTCTTTAATGATCTTGAAATTGTAGACAATAATAAAAATACTCTGGAACCTTCATATCTTGGCTGGAAAAATATTTCCTATGATTATATAACCCAACAGATAAAAGAAAAAGAGCTCTTGATATCCCTTCTGGAAAAAGGATGTTTTGTATTGGGATGTGCTCTTGCGGTAAAACGGAAGACGTTTGCCGATTATAATCTTACGAATTTCTCAGAAGGACATGATTATTTTATTGCCAAGAGGCTTGGTTTTAAAAATAAATTAGGTTTTATTGCGGAGACTTTATCTTTTTACAGACAGCATCCTGAGCAGGTTTGCGGGCTTAATACTCAGGGAACAGAAAAAAAAGATATACATTCAGTAAATATTTCAGAACAAAAAATAAAATTTAAAGAACTGGTCTGGCCGTTTATCTCTGCAGTAAAAGAAGGTAAAGAATTCTATCCGCATGAGGATATTAAAAAAACCGAATTATATTTAAAATTTAAATTTAATAGAAATAAATACTTAAAATCACTGAATTTCTTAGATCGGAAAATATATATTTTTCAGTGTATCAGATACCACTATTTAGATCTTAGACCGGCAGATTTATTTATTATTTAG
- a CDS encoding glycosyltransferase family 2 protein: MKVSVCITTYNKEKYIERTLLSALNQSADFEYEIIISDDNSKDSTVSVIQKIINTHPKGNIIQLYQQPKNLTVNPNMLFVFSKCRGKYIAMLDGDDQWIDDKKLQKQFDFLEKNQDFSAVGTDSHIVYLDSGKTENFSNFPDKEMSINDLLEIRYFQTSTFFFKKDILQDNFPIHINANDRCLFLLAGCFGKVKVLKDITCNHFKYDESLSVNLKYEDVKSDFNMYPFITKLSNKINKIEFKRYLYYTLMAYPSIVSKADFHKASRGYFLYNILSKFSLNPKKLYAVIKWTRYTIKQKYEIKIENNNFV, from the coding sequence ATGAAAGTAAGCGTATGCATAACAACCTATAATAAAGAAAAATACATTGAGAGAACGTTACTCAGTGCTTTAAATCAATCTGCAGATTTTGAATATGAAATTATAATATCTGATGATAATTCAAAGGATTCTACGGTTTCTGTAATTCAAAAGATTATTAATACACACCCTAAAGGAAATATCATACAGCTTTACCAACAGCCCAAAAATCTTACGGTAAATCCCAATATGTTATTTGTCTTTTCAAAATGTAGAGGTAAATATATTGCAATGCTTGATGGTGATGATCAATGGATTGATGATAAAAAACTACAGAAACAATTTGATTTTCTGGAAAAAAATCAGGATTTCAGTGCAGTAGGAACAGATTCTCATATTGTTTATCTGGATTCCGGAAAAACAGAAAATTTTTCTAATTTTCCCGATAAAGAAATGTCGATCAATGATTTATTAGAAATAAGGTATTTTCAGACGTCAACATTTTTTTTTAAAAAAGATATCTTACAGGATAATTTCCCAATCCATATTAATGCAAATGACAGATGTCTCTTCCTTTTGGCAGGGTGCTTCGGCAAGGTGAAGGTTTTAAAAGATATTACTTGCAATCATTTCAAATATGACGAGAGCCTTTCTGTAAATTTAAAATACGAAGATGTAAAATCTGACTTTAATATGTATCCTTTTATTACAAAACTCAGTAATAAAATTAATAAAATAGAATTTAAAAGATATCTTTATTACACACTGATGGCTTATCCGAGTATCGTTTCAAAAGCAGATTTTCATAAAGCAAGCAGAGGCTACTTTCTATACAACATCTTATCAAAATTTTCTCTAAATCCTAAAAAACTTTATGCTGTCATAAAATGGACCAGATACACTATTAAGCAGAAATATGAAATTAAAATAGAAAACAATAATTTTGTTTAA
- a CDS encoding glycosyltransferase family 2 protein — protein sequence MPKIYFIIITYNAMKWAEKCFSSLRQSSVPVHCIVVDNGSTDSTQEYITTHFPEVEFIQSRENLGFGKANNIGIEKAYIAGADFFYLMNQDAWIYEDSVEKLLDVYQSHPNQKEIGILSPMHIDGTEEKLDIFLDKYIAHNFETRLISDLYFQSLKLFYEVKFINAAHWLLPKETIKTVGGFNPYFFHYGEDAEYVNRILFHRKKTFLIPGSKVVHDGKQSLSKVDYSKYQDLRIETNIMNPLLPNAIQSEKKALKQSMLKNMLTGKINIYKKLYVKYRKIVLEEKKLLEIRQTVEKKGPSFLNININNWHYNTEND from the coding sequence ATGCCTAAAATTTACTTTATTATCATTACTTACAACGCCATGAAATGGGCTGAGAAATGTTTTAGTAGTCTGAGACAGTCTTCTGTACCCGTTCATTGTATTGTTGTTGATAATGGTTCTACGGATAGTACTCAGGAATATATTACCACTCATTTTCCAGAAGTAGAATTTATACAGTCTAGGGAAAATCTGGGATTTGGGAAAGCCAACAATATCGGTATTGAAAAAGCCTATATCGCAGGTGCAGATTTTTTTTATCTCATGAATCAGGATGCCTGGATCTATGAGGACAGCGTTGAAAAATTATTAGATGTTTATCAATCACATCCTAATCAAAAAGAAATTGGTATTCTCAGCCCTATGCATATCGATGGTACAGAAGAAAAACTTGATATTTTTCTAGATAAATATATTGCGCATAATTTTGAAACCCGACTGATTTCGGATCTTTATTTCCAGAGCCTCAAGCTCTTTTATGAGGTAAAGTTCATTAATGCAGCACATTGGTTACTCCCAAAAGAAACAATCAAAACTGTCGGAGGTTTTAATCCATATTTTTTTCATTATGGAGAAGATGCGGAGTATGTAAACCGGATCCTTTTTCATAGAAAGAAAACCTTTTTGATTCCAGGAAGTAAAGTTGTGCATGACGGAAAACAGTCTCTGTCAAAAGTAGATTATTCGAAGTATCAGGATCTTAGGATTGAAACCAATATAATGAATCCATTATTGCCCAATGCTATACAATCGGAAAAAAAAGCACTTAAACAGAGTATGCTTAAAAACATGCTTACTGGAAAAATAAATATCTACAAGAAATTGTATGTGAAATATAGAAAAATCGTCCTTGAAGAAAAAAAACTATTGGAGATTAGACAGACGGTGGAAAAGAAAGGACCTTCTTTTCTCAACATTAATATAAATAATTGGCATTATAACACTGAAAACGATTAA